One stretch of Thalassophryne amazonica chromosome 19, fThaAma1.1, whole genome shotgun sequence DNA includes these proteins:
- the mgst3b gene encoding microsomal glutathione S-transferase 3b, with translation MDLTDVLPANFGYVIFVYLYSWIMLSYLGVKVGGARKKYGVKYPTMYSDKEQVFNCIQRAHQNTLEVYPQWLLFQTIAALIYPLTASVLGAVWVTSRFSYAWGYYTGDPAKRMYGAYGYIGYLGVIFLSIAVALQLLGVF, from the exons ATGGATCTAACGGACGTGTTACCGGCTAATTTTGGCTACGTCATCTTTGTTTATCTGTACAGCTGGATTATGCTGTCGTATCTCGGAGTGAAGGTTGGAGGCGCCAGAAAGAAATACGGCGTcaag TATCCCACAATGTACAGCGATAAGGAGCAGGTGTTCAACTGCATCCAGAGAGCTCATCAGAACACTTTGGAAGTTTATCCTCAGTGGCTCCTTTTCCAGACCATCGCAGCTCTTATTTACCCG TTGACAGCATCGGTGCTGGGAGCCGTCTGGGTCACCAGCAGGTTCTCCTACGCCTGGGGCTACTACACAGGAG ATCCGGCCAAGAGGATGTACGGCGCCTATGGCTACATTGGCTACCTCGGAGTTATTTTTCTTTCCATCGCGGTCGCTTTGCAGTTGCTTGGAGTCTTTTAG
- the tmem50a gene encoding transmembrane protein 50A: MSGFLDGIRCGDCECNVEWGERRNTIASIAAGVLFFTGWWIIIDAAVKYPTEGEFHHAYHTCGVIATVAFLMINAVSNGQVRGDSYSEGCIGQTGARVWLFIGFMLAFGSLIASVWILFAGFVVAQKDVVYPGIAIFFQNAFIFFGGLVFKFGRTEDLWQ; the protein is encoded by the exons ATGTCAGGATTTCTCGATGGAATCCGGTGTGGGGACTGTGAGTGTAACGTGGAGTGGGGAGAGAGGAGGAACACCATCGCATCGATAGCTGCTGGAGTTCTG TTCTTCACTGGCTGGTGGATCATCATCGATGCAGCGGTGAAATATCCCACAGAAGGAGAGTTCCATCATGCATATCACACCTGTGGAGTCATTGCTACAGTGGCCTTTCTCAT GATAAATGCCGTGTCTAACGGACAAGTGAGAGGGGACAGCTACAGTGAAGGCTGCATAGGACAGACAG GCGCTCGTGTGTGgctcttcattggcttcatgcTGGCTTTTGGTTCCCTCATTGCCTCCGTGTGGATTCTTTTTGCCGGTTTTGTCGTTGCTC AGAAGGATGTCGTGTACCCTGGTATTGCCATCTTTTTCCAGAACGCGTTCATTTTCTTTGG GGGATTGGTCTTCAAGTTTGGACGGACTGAGGATCTGTGGCAGTAA